In the genome of Streptomyces sp. SAI-127, the window ACGAAGGCGATCGGCACCAGGAGTCGATGGCGCCGGGACGCGAGCAGCGCCAACGCCGGGACCAGCAGGGCGAACCAGCCTGCGATGACCACGCCCACCACCGTGAGCGCCACCACTCCGAGCCACACCCCCGGGGCCGGGGGTACCCGCTGCGGGTCGTCGGGGTTCGGAGAGCGCCTGCGCCACAGCACCAGGCCGACCAGCGCCGCCAGTGCGACCCCGCTGCCGATCAGGGCGCCGTCGTAGGTCGCCGCGGGCTCGTACGACAGCTTCACCGTGCCGCCCGCACCGGCGGGGATGCGCCAGCCCTGCTGCCAGCCGTCGAGCCGCAGCGGGGACAGCGACTTCCCGTTCAGGGTGGCCTTCCAGCCGTCGTTGTAGTTCTCGTACGTCGTGAGGTACGAGGCGGCGCCCGATCCCACGGTCACCTCGCGTTTGTCGCCGAGCCAGTCCCGTATCCGCAACTCCCGTGCGAGGGAGGTCGGTTCGGCGACAGTGCCGCGGGTCAGCGTGATGCCGGTCAGGGCGAGCGGCCCGGCGTCCCCGCCCTCGACGACATGCTCACCGGAAGTCAGGGACAACTCCGCGTCCGAGCGGCCCGACTGACAGAGCGTCACCGTCAGCTCGCGCCGCTCGGTCAGGTCCCGGATCCGGCCCGACACGCCGGTCTGGTACAGCTTGCCGTCGACCGCCAGCACCGGCCCCTTGCCGCACGGCAGTGAGAACGTCCGCGTGGCCTTCGGCTGCGGGGTCCGGTACTGGTCGAGGGCCGGTATGTAGGCCTCCGTGAGCCCCACCGGGAGTTGGAGGTCCTCGTCCGCGACCGGGTTGTGCAGGGTCAGCGGGGCCGTCTTGGTGATCGTGATGTCGAGGCGGTCGGTCGTGATCGCCGGGAAGCGCACCGCGCCGTTCTCGTCGACAGCGGCGACCGTCGCGCCGTCGGGCGAGGTGATGTCGACCTCGGTGGGACGGGTGGAGAGTCCGCCGGCGGGCGCCAGCACCACTTCCCCGATGGGCTGTTTGCCGTTCCAGCTGAGGTGGATGGTCGGTCGGTCGCCCGCGATCCAGGCCGTGGTGAGGTCGCCGTCGGTGAGGTTGCGGGCGGACAGGCCCGTGCCGAGGGTGGCCGTGGAGTCGGCGGTCGCGGTGATGCGGTTGCGCTGGTCGGGGGCGACCTCGTACAGCAGCCTGTCGAGTTCCTCCCCGGTCACCGGCACCGCGCTCGCCTTCACCGAGTGCGTTCCCGAGGCCGCCGTGTCGAAGCGGCGGTGCAGGCCGGCCTCGGTGCCGGTCGGGGAGATCCCGGCCGGGTCGGGGACCCGGTGCAGGGAGACGATCTCGGCGGGCGCGTCGGAGGAGTCCGCGTCGGCCGGCAGCCGCAGCAGCCGGGTCACCTGCACGTCCGGCAGGTCGATCTCGGAGAACCCGGCCCCGGCGAGACCGGTCCTTCGCGCGACCGAGTCGACGATCGTCAGTTTCATCCAACCCGTCGTGCCCGGAGGGGACTTGATGCTCTGTGTCGATCCGTCGGCCCGCAGGTAACTGGTGCGCGAGCCGTTCTCGGTCTCCACCCGTACCTTGGTCGCCGCCGACCGCACGCTCTCCTGCGGCAACGGCGTGACCTTGAACGACGAGGGCATGTCGTACGCGGGGTCGGAGAACCCGATCCGCAGCCACTCCCCGTCCGGCGAGCCCGCCACACCCTCCGCCCAGGCGGTGTCCGGGTTGCCGTCGAAGGCGTTGACCGGGTCGAACTGCGGGAGATGGAACAGCCAGTTGCCGTACGACGACGCCGTCACCGTACGGGCGCCGCGCAGTTCGGCCACCGTCTGGTGCGAGAGTCCTTTGGTCGGCAGGATCTGGTGCGGTTTCCCGCCGGCGTCCTGGGCGGCCCCGGAGGCGTTCCGCTCGTCGTCGGTGTACGTGTACGAGGTGTTCGCGTTGACGAGCCCGAACCGGGTGTCCGCGCGCCGCAGGCCGTCGCCGACGATCTGGAGCGGCGGGGTGCCGAGCCCCGGGTGGTTGTCACCGGTCAACACCGTTGCCCGGCCCCGTAGTTCGGTCGCCAGCGGGAGCAGCGACTCGGGTCCGCCGGACACCTGGACGGTGTCGGCGACCGGCAGCAGCCCCGCCTGACCGGGCCGTGGCACGGCCTCGCTCGCCGGACGGAAGATCTCCACCGCCCGCTGCCTCGGGTACAGCCCCTCGATCTGGAGCGGGGTGTCGTTCGCGATCTTCCCGCCCGTCATGAGCGGACCGAGGCCCGTCACCCGCTCGTAGCCGGACTGTTCGAGGGCCCGCTTGACGACCGACGACGACACGGAGCCGATCTGGTCGGGGTCGAGGTCGTTGCGGACGACGACGTAGTAGACCCCGGCCCGGCTCAGGTAGTCGGCGAGTCCCGGGATCTCACCGCCGGTCAGCAGCGCCTGCTCGACCGCGTCCGTCGCGCGCCGGTTGCCGGGGGTGCCGAAGGGGACGTAGTCGCGTTGCGCCCACCGGGACTCCGCGAGCACGTCGAGCGGCTGGTCGATGGGGGAGCCCCAGGTGTAGATGCCGTGCGCGGTCGCGGGGACGACGAGGGCGCGCGAGTCGGGGGAGTACTTCTCCAGCCAGTCGGCCGTGGACTGCCAGTACTTGGGCAGTTGCTGGAAGGAGCCCGGGTTCAGGATCGTGCCGTTGAGATACGGCCACATCAGCCCGGGCAGGACGAGGACCGCCGCGATCAGCGGGGCATACCGGCGGCCTCTCATCTCACGCGCCCCGCGCGGTTCGGAGGCCACGCCCACCAGATGGGCGAGGCCGAGCACCAGCGCGAGCGCCAGCCCCGGCTGGAACTTGTAGATGTTGCGGAAGGGGGCGAGGCCGCCGTTCAGCCAGTCCTGCACGAGCCCGTGGAAGGGTGCGCCGAACGCGCCGCCGTATCCCGCGAGCAGCATCAGGGCGGCCGTCAGCACGGTCAGCACCAGCCACCGGCGCTCCGGCATGTCCCGCCGCGCCAGGCCCGCGAGACCGAGCCCGGCCGCGAGCGCCGAGCAGAGGATCACGATCACCGAGGAGGCCACGGTCCAGCCGGCCGGCAGCCACGCCTCCACCAGGTGCAGATAGGCGACCCAGTTACCGGCCCCGCGCAGTGCCTCCGTCGCCGACATCGTCTCGGTCGTGGTCCGCGCGCTCTCGACGTACGGCAGGAAGTTCTCGCCGTAGAGGCCGAGCAGCAGCAGGGGGATCACCCACCAGGCCGTCGCCAGGATCACTCCCGGGACCCACCAGGCGATCAGCTTGCGCTGCCGGGGCCCGGGTGGCCGGGAGAGGAGATACAGGCCGACGGGCAGCAGAGAGGCCAGCGTGGAGGCCGCGTTCACCCCGCCCATGAACGGGATGACCAGCGCCGAGCGCAGGGCGGCGATCCGGGCGGTGTAGCGCTCGTTCGTCAGCGGCAGCAGCACCCACGGCAGGAAGGCGCCGGGCAGCGCGGCGGCGGAGGTCGAGCCGATGACGATGGTGAAGGTCGGCCACAGCGCGTACGCGGCGGCGGCGAGGAGCCGGGACGCCCCGTTGCCCACGCGCAGCCGCTCGGCCAGCCGCAGCGCGCCCCAGAAGGCCACCGACACGATCAGCGACAGCCACAGCCGCTCCACCAGCCACACCGGCAACTGGAGGGCGTGGCCCAGCCAGTAGAACGGCAGCATCGGCCACAGATAGCCGACGTACTGGTCCTGGATCCCGCCGAAGGAGCCCTGGTCGTGCCACAACTGCCCGAGGTCGGCGAGGAAGCGCCCCGGGTCGGTGGTGACGCCCAGCTTGGTGTCGAAGGTCTGCCGGCCCGGGTGCACCACGAGGAACAGCACGAACACCACGGCCCAGAACCCCAGCAGCCAGCGCCGCGACCGCGGACCCTCCGGGGGGCCCGACATGCTCGCGGTGGTGGGAACGGCTGCCGGAGGAGGGGCCTGGACCGTGGACGTCGTCATGGTGGACACCGCCGGAGGATGAGGAGGAGGTTCCAGGTGGCCACCTCGCGGATGCCGGGAGCCCGGACGACGGTCTCCGCGAGGAAGGGCCAGTAGCGGGAGCGCGCCGAGACGACCGTGACGTCGTCCCGGGCACGCACCTGCCGCAGGGTCGGGCCGATGTGCACGGCGAACAGGTTCTCGCCGAGGGTGTGCTTCGCGGCCTTTCCGGTACGGCGCCGATAGCGGGCACGGGCCCGTTCGGCACCCAGGTAGTGCCAGGGCGCCCACTCGTGACCGCCCCACGGGGACAGCCAGTTGGTGAACGACACGTAGATCAGCCCACCGGGCCGGGTGACCCGCACGAGCTCACTGAGGAAGGTCTCCGGATCGGCCACGTGCTCCAGCACGTTGGAGGAGAAGGTGACATCGGCGGCCGCGTCCCGCAGGGGGAGCAGATAGCCGTCGGCGATCACGGTGGCGTCGGGTGGCTTCGCTCCCAGTTCGGTGGGATCGGGCTCGAAGAGGAACGCGTCGGCACCGCGTCTGCGGAACTCCTCGGTGAAGTACCCGCTGCCGCCGCCGACGTCCACGACGGTACGGCCGGCGACGGCACCGTCGTAGGCCTCGACCTGGTCCACGGCGTCGCGGGCGAGCAGCGCGTAGCAGGACTCGGGGTCGTCCTGCTCGTGCCGAAAGGCACGAAGGAGGCCCAGGGAACGTCGAAACGAGGGGTCCTTGAATGCTTGGGGGCGCGGGGAACTGCGCGACCAGCCACGATGGCGCCGCACTCTCGTCACGGTCCCCAGCCCCTCACCGCCTCAGAGGCCACAGCGCGAAACTGTCTGACAGTCCGATGCCAACGGAATCTGGCAGCCCGATCGCGAGCAGCCTTGCCCATCAACTCCCGCTGATGGGAAGACAGGGCCAACGTGCACCACGCGGCGGCGAACGAGGACTCGCCCCGGGCGAGTACTCCCGTCTCCCCGTCCACGACGGAATCCCGCAGCCCGGGCACGTCGAAGGCGATGGTCGGCGTCTCCCGGGTCGCGGCCTCGGTGACGACCAGTCCCCAACCCTCCACGGCCGAGGGATGAAGCAGCAGCCACGCCTCGCACAACAGCCGGTGCTTCTCGGCCTCGGAGACATGCCCGGTGAACTCCACGCCAGGACCGGCGAGTTGCTCCAGGCGGGACCGCTCGGGCCCGTCTCCGACGATCACCAGCCGGCCACCGGTCACCGGCCGCACCCGCTCCCAGAGCCTCAGCAGCAGATCGATCCGTTTGTACTCGACCAGCCGGCCCACGGCGACGAAGAGCGGTTCGGAAGAGCGGCGGACGAGTGGCTCCGGCTCCTCGACGCCGTTGTGCACGACGCGGATGCGGTCCCGCTCGACGCCGATCGCCCGCAGGGCGTGCGCCGTCGACGGAGACACGGCGACCAGCAGGCTCCGGTGTCTGGCCGCCGCACCGGCCAGGGCCCAGTGTTCGAGTCTTCGGCCGATCCGGGCGGCCGGGGCCAGGGGCCCGCCGAACCGCATCTTCCACAGGTCGGTGTGCACATGGTTGACCAGACACAGGGTGGGGCCGTGGTGCCACAGGGGCGCGAGGTACGGCATGCCGTTGCACACCTCGACCAGCAGGTCGGTCTCGCCGACCTGGCGGGCGAAGGCCGTACGGGCGCGCAGGTAGTGGCCGAACTCGCCGCCCGCCGACACGACGCGGTAGTCCCGGTAGGAGGCCGGGCCGCCGCACAGGAGGGTCACCTGGTGGCCGAGCCGGGTCAGTCCGTCGGCGAGCCGGTCGACGAGCAGCTCGGAGCCGCCTGCCGCGGGATTGTCCAGGTCACGATGGGCGAGGAAAACGATTCGGCGCGGAGGTGGGGGGAGCGCCGGGGAACGGTGCGGGCTGTGCGATGAGGGTTGCCGCTGCGACGCCTGGGGAGGCGTGTGCAGCGGGTGGGGCACGTGCTGGGGCATGGGTGCTCCAACTCGTCTCAGGGTGCGGAACTCAGCAGTGTCTTTCAGGCTGGTTGTGGGGGGACTGAGCGCTTCTCAGGGGGAGGATGTGGACGGGCTGTGTTCAGGTGGGGTGGCACAGTTTTCGCCCACCCGTACGTCGTGGCTACTCACCCAGGTGACAATTTCGGGGCTTATTAGAGCTGACGTCCAGTCACATCGTGAGGACGGGCTCGGGCGTATCGCTCATATCGGTGGACTCGGGGCGCCTGCGTCCCCGTACCGCCAAAACGCCCCCCACGGCAGCCAGTACGAATCCAGCCACAGCCGCCCCGATCGGCAACGTCTCGCCCACCGCGCGCAGTTGGCCGCTGTCTCGCTTGGCCAGCCGCACCGCGTCCTTCTGGGTCGCGGTGGTGAACGCGATCTTCGGGCTGTCCAGCAGGACCACGGCGTCCTTCTTCGCGCCGGGCGCCCGCAGGGTGCGCTTCGGGCCCACCTGTGCGTAGACCACCCGGCCGGTGCGCTGGTCGACGACCAGCTCGATGCCGTGGTTGGAGTACCACTCCTCGGCCAGTACCTGCGGCCGGTCGGGCTCGTCCACGATCGTGCCCGGCACCAGCCGTGTCCCGACCTTGGCCGGGGCGACCGTGCCGGTGAACCGGTAACCCGTGTACCCCTGAACCTTCTTCGTACCCTGGTAACGCAACGTCACCGTCGAACCCAGGGAGTTGTCCCACCACTGGTAGGAGCGCCGCTCCACGTCGAAGGGGAACTTCAGATAGGCCTCGCCCTCGATGTACGGCTTCTCGCCGCAGCAGTGCACCGGCCTGGTGGTCTTGCGGTCCATGACCCAGCGGTGCGGGACGAACTCCAGGGCGTCGTGCGGGTCGGCGGCCGGAAGCGACTTGTCGGTGTCGACGGTGGTGGTGACGTCCCACACCGCGGCCCGGCCGCTGCGTTCGCTGTCCTCGACGTCGGCGCGCACCCGCTGGGTGACGGTGATCCGCTGTCCGGGAACCGTCTCGAGTTCCTCGGTGTCGAAGACGCTGCCCGTTCCGCGGTAGACCGCGGTCTGGTCGATGTCGATCGGATTCACGGCCGCTCGCGGGGCCACGTACCACGCGAGCAACGGCGCCAGTACCAGCAGGAACGTGCCGAGTCCCAGCAGAATCAGGGAGATTGGAGAGGCTGTACGGCGCATCCGGACACTCCAGGGGCTTGAGTTGACGGAGTTCGGGCCGCTCTATGGGCCGGAGACCGTAGGCGTCTTGGCACGGGGTGTCAATGTCTTGACGGATTGTCAATGTCCTGTCGACACTGGGGCGACAGGCAGGGTGGGTACCGGACGGGTTCCGGGTGGGGACGTACGCCGGATCGAGCCGCTCGAGAGAGGCTGCCCCTGCGATGTCCAGACTGCTCGCCGCCGCACTGACCGTCGTGGTCTCCGCTTTGCTCGCCCTCGGTGCCGCGCTCGGCATCGTCGCGCTGCTGGAGGCGACGCCCGAGCAGCCCAACACCCCCTTGATCACCTACGAGCAGACGGACCAAGGGAGTTGACCCGTGGCCGCCCGCCCGGCAACTGTGAACGCCCGCTCGGCCTGGCACGACGTCCCCCGCCTCCAGGTCCGCCGCTTCGCTGCCATCGCCATGGCCGAGGCGCCGGCCCTCGCCGAGGAGATCCTGCGCGAGATCCGCCGTGAGTACCCCCATCTGCCGGTGATCCTCGACGAGTCCGGCGAACCGATGGCCCTGGTCGGCATCCGCCGCGCGATCGAGGTCTTCGTCCAGCACCTGGAAACGGCGGAGGGCCGTCCCACGGTCCCCCCGGGCGTCTTCCAGGAGTTCGGCCGGGGCGAGGGGCTGAACGGCCGCAGCCTCGACTCCCTCCAGGCGATCTACCGCATGGGCGTACGTCTGGCATGGCGCCGGTTCGCCGACATCGGCCAGCGTGTGGAGATCCCGCCGCCGGCGATGTACGAGCTGGTGGACGCGGGCTACGAGTACCTGGACGGACTGGTCGACCAGTCCGTCCGGGGCTACGCGGAGGCAGCGGCCCGCCAGGCGGGCGAGCGCCTGCGCCTCCAGCGCCGCCTGATGGAGTTACTGCTGGCCGAACGCCACCGGGGCGACCCGGCGGACGCGCTGACGGAACGCGCGGCCCGCATCGGCTGGCCCCTCCCGAAGAAGGTGGCGGTCGGCGTCCTGCTCCGTCCGGCCCGTGAGGCGGTGCCTCCCGCGGTGGGCCAGGGCGTCCTCCTGGACATGGACTACGAACAGCCCCGCATGGTCGTCCCGGAACCGGGCGCGGCGGGCCGCCCCGAACTTCTGCACCGGGCCCTGACCGGCTGGGCGGGCGCGATAGGACCCCCGGTCCCGCTCGCCGACGCGGCGAAGTCCCTCCGCTGGGCCGAGGCCGCCGTACGCCTGATGGAACGGGACCTGCTCCCTGCCGGGGACGTCCTGTACTGCACCGAACACACCGAGGCCCTGGTCCTGCTGCAGCCGGAGGAGCTGATCGACGATCTGGCCCTGCGCTGCCTGGCCCCCCTGCGGCACTGCGGCCCCACCCACGGCCGCCGCCTCGCGGAGACTCTGCTGGCCTGGCTGGAGACCAGGGGCGGGGGCCCCGGAAGTGGCGGCCCGCCTGGGCGTCCACCCCCAGACCGTCCGCTACCGTCTCCGCCAGATCCGGGAGCTGTGGGGCGACGAGATCGACGACCCGGACCGGCGGTTCGAACTGGAGCTGGTGCTGCGGGCCCGGCGGTTGCGGGGAGAGCTGGCGTGAGCAACCCAGTGTGACGTGCCGCACACGGAGTGGGTCTACCTCCCCCTTGCCCATTGCCGGAGGAAACCGCCTGTCGCTAGCCTGTGTTCGTCATGCCGATCGTCTGTTGAAATTTCGAACGCAGACGCCTTAAAAGAGAGGGGGCCGGTTGTGGGACGCCTCGTACCTGCCGTGACCCGGGCTCTCGATATTCTCGAGCTCTTCCTCGACGGAGACGGGACGCTCTCCGCCCCCGACATCGTGCGCAGGCTCCAGCTGCCACGCACCACCGTGCACGAGCTGGTGACCACTCTCGCCGCCCGGTCGTACATCGTCCAGGTCCCGGGCCAGCCGGGACGCTACCGGCTCGGGGTGCGGCCCTACCAGCTCGGCAGCCGGTACGCCGAGCAGCTCGACCTCGCCGCCGAGGGCCAGCAGGTCGCCCGGTCCGTCGCCGAGACCTGTGACGAGACCGTACACGTGGCGATCCTCGAGGGCACCGACGTCATCTACATCGCCAAGGTCGACTCGACGCACGCGGTGCGGATGGTGTCGGCCGCCGGCCGGCGCCTGCCCGCGCACTGCACCTCCGTCGGCAAGATGCTCCTCGCCTCCCTCCCGGAGCCGCAGCTCGCCTCCCGTATCCCCGATGACACTCCGCTCCCCGGTATGACGCCCAACAGCATCACCGACCCCGCTGCCCTGCGCGAGGCCCTCGACGAGATCCGGCAGCGCGGCGTCGCCGTCGAGAACCGTGAGTCCAACCCGGACGTGTCCTGCGTGGCCGCCCCGGTCCGCGACCGCACCGGGCAGGTCGTCGCCGCGCTCTCCATCTCCGTGCCGATGATCCGCTGGAGCGACGACCGCCGCGGCGAGCTGGAGCAGCTCGCCGCCAAGGGCGCCGCCGAGCTGTCCGAGCGCCTCGGCCACCGGAGCGTGGGATGACCCGCTTCACGAAGTACGACGTCGCCGTACGCGCCGAGGCCACCCTCGGCGAGGGGCCCACGTGGGACGGCGAGCGGCTCCTGTGGATCGACATCCTCGGCGCCCGGCTCCACACCTACGACCCCGTCTCCGGCCACCGCACGGTCCGTGTCCTGGACCAGCACATCGGCGCCGTCAAGCCGCGCGCGGGTGGCGGACTCGTCCTCAACCTCCGGGACGGCGTGGCCCTGCTGGACCCCGACGACTCCTTCCGCTGGCTCCACCACGAGCCCGTCCCCGGCCGCCGGGCCAACGACGCCGCCGTGGCCCCCGACGGCTCTCTGTGGGCGGGCACCATGCGCTACGACGAGGCACCGGGCGGCGGCACCCTGTCCCGGATCACGGGTGACGGCACGCACCGCACCGTCCTCGACGACGTGGCCGTCAGCAACGGCACCGGGTGGAGCCCGGACGGCCGGCTCATGTACTACATCGACTCACCCACCCGCCGCGTCGACGTCTTCGACCACGAGAGCGGGCGGCTCTCCGACCGCCGGCCCTTCGCCGTGATCGAGGACGGCGCCGGTTTCCCCGACGGGCTCACGGTCGACGCCGACGGCTGCGTCTGGGTAGCCCTGTGGGACGGGGGAGCGGTCCGCCGCTACACCCCGGACGGCGGCCTCGACCACGTGATCACCCTCCCGACCCCGCGCGTCACCGCGTGCGCGTTCGGCGGCCCGGACCTGACCGACCTGTACATCACGACCGCACGGGTGGGGCTGGACGCCCCGCACCCGGTGGCGGGCTCACTGCTGGTGGTGCCGGGGGCCGGCAAGGGCGTGGCGCAACAGCCGTTCGCGGGCTGACTACCGCAGCTCCGCCTTCTTCAACTCCTCTGCGGTCAGGGGCGGTTCGGTCAGAGTCGGCTTCAACGGGCCCACCGCCGCCGCCAGCAGTACACCCGGCGCCAGCAACACCTCCGCCCGCCGCTCCAGCGACGTCACGTCGGTGACGCGGCGGGCGATACGCCCGTTCCCCGTGGCCGTGTACATGAGCCGGGAGACGTACGCGGCCACGGCCCGGTCCCGTGCCGTCGGCCCGTTCTCCGTGGCCCCCGGATAGAACACGTCCTGCCCGGTCGCCAGCTCCCACGCCGCCCCGACCGGCCGGGCCACCGCCTTCTGCACCCGACGCGCCAACCCGGCGGTTCCCCACCCGTACCGCCGAGTGAGGTCCCGCAGGACGAGCGCGCTCTGGGCGCCGACGGCCAGGCCGTGCCCGTACAGCGGGTTGTACGCCGCCAGCGCGTCGCCGAGGACCGTGAAGTTCTCCGGCCAGGCCGGCATGCGCTCGTAGAAGTACCGCCGGTTGACGGTCGTACGCGTGAAGGAGACGCCGGACAGCGGCTCGGCCCGGGAGATCAGGTCGCCGATCAGCGGATGCCGCAGCTCCTCGCGGGCGAACCGCACGAAGTCGTCGTCGGCGGGCGACGGTTCGCCTCCGCGCGTGCCGTTCAGGGTGACGATCCACCGGC includes:
- a CDS encoding class I SAM-dependent methyltransferase, with amino-acid sequence MRRHRGWSRSSPRPQAFKDPSFRRSLGLLRAFRHEQDDPESCYALLARDAVDQVEAYDGAVAGRTVVDVGGGSGYFTEEFRRRGADAFLFEPDPTELGAKPPDATVIADGYLLPLRDAAADVTFSSNVLEHVADPETFLSELVRVTRPGGLIYVSFTNWLSPWGGHEWAPWHYLGAERARARYRRRTGKAAKHTLGENLFAVHIGPTLRQVRARDDVTVVSARSRYWPFLAETVVRAPGIREVATWNLLLILRRCPP
- a CDS encoding DUF3367 domain-containing protein; its protein translation is MTTSTVQAPPPAAVPTTASMSGPPEGPRSRRWLLGFWAVVFVLFLVVHPGRQTFDTKLGVTTDPGRFLADLGQLWHDQGSFGGIQDQYVGYLWPMLPFYWLGHALQLPVWLVERLWLSLIVSVAFWGALRLAERLRVGNGASRLLAAAAYALWPTFTIVIGSTSAAALPGAFLPWVLLPLTNERYTARIAALRSALVIPFMGGVNAASTLASLLPVGLYLLSRPPGPRQRKLIAWWVPGVILATAWWVIPLLLLGLYGENFLPYVESARTTTETMSATEALRGAGNWVAYLHLVEAWLPAGWTVASSVIVILCSALAAGLGLAGLARRDMPERRWLVLTVLTAALMLLAGYGGAFGAPFHGLVQDWLNGGLAPFRNIYKFQPGLALALVLGLAHLVGVASEPRGAREMRGRRYAPLIAAVLVLPGLMWPYLNGTILNPGSFQQLPKYWQSTADWLEKYSPDSRALVVPATAHGIYTWGSPIDQPLDVLAESRWAQRDYVPFGTPGNRRATDAVEQALLTGGEIPGLADYLSRAGVYYVVVRNDLDPDQIGSVSSSVVKRALEQSGYERVTGLGPLMTGGKIANDTPLQIEGLYPRQRAVEIFRPASEAVPRPGQAGLLPVADTVQVSGGPESLLPLATELRGRATVLTGDNHPGLGTPPLQIVGDGLRRADTRFGLVNANTSYTYTDDERNASGAAQDAGGKPHQILPTKGLSHQTVAELRGARTVTASSYGNWLFHLPQFDPVNAFDGNPDTAWAEGVAGSPDGEWLRIGFSDPAYDMPSSFKVTPLPQESVRSAATKVRVETENGSRTSYLRADGSTQSIKSPPGTTGWMKLTIVDSVARRTGLAGAGFSEIDLPDVQVTRLLRLPADADSSDAPAEIVSLHRVPDPAGISPTGTEAGLHRRFDTAASGTHSVKASAVPVTGEELDRLLYEVAPDQRNRITATADSTATLGTGLSARNLTDGDLTTAWIAGDRPTIHLSWNGKQPIGEVVLAPAGGLSTRPTEVDITSPDGATVAAVDENGAVRFPAITTDRLDITITKTAPLTLHNPVADEDLQLPVGLTEAYIPALDQYRTPQPKATRTFSLPCGKGPVLAVDGKLYQTGVSGRIRDLTERRELTVTLCQSGRSDAELSLTSGEHVVEGGDAGPLALTGITLTRGTVAEPTSLARELRIRDWLGDKREVTVGSGAASYLTTYENYNDGWKATLNGKSLSPLRLDGWQQGWRIPAGAGGTVKLSYEPAATYDGALIGSGVALAALVGLVLWRRRSPNPDDPQRVPPAPGVWLGVVALTVVGVVIAGWFALLVPALALLASRRHRLLVPIAFVALAGAGIAAAVGAGEPVGAADGAFGHLAQLLALIGLFAALVSVRERETPPESEAPTQQLPPVEVSKGRTEPT
- a CDS encoding SMP-30/gluconolactonase/LRE family protein, producing the protein MTRFTKYDVAVRAEATLGEGPTWDGERLLWIDILGARLHTYDPVSGHRTVRVLDQHIGAVKPRAGGGLVLNLRDGVALLDPDDSFRWLHHEPVPGRRANDAAVAPDGSLWAGTMRYDEAPGGGTLSRITGDGTHRTVLDDVAVSNGTGWSPDGRLMYYIDSPTRRVDVFDHESGRLSDRRPFAVIEDGAGFPDGLTVDADGCVWVALWDGGAVRRYTPDGGLDHVITLPTPRVTACAFGGPDLTDLYITTARVGLDAPHPVAGSLLVVPGAGKGVAQQPFAG
- a CDS encoding DUF3068 domain-containing protein, coding for MRRTASPISLILLGLGTFLLVLAPLLAWYVAPRAAVNPIDIDQTAVYRGTGSVFDTEELETVPGQRITVTQRVRADVEDSERSGRAAVWDVTTTVDTDKSLPAADPHDALEFVPHRWVMDRKTTRPVHCCGEKPYIEGEAYLKFPFDVERRSYQWWDNSLGSTVTLRYQGTKKVQGYTGYRFTGTVAPAKVGTRLVPGTIVDEPDRPQVLAEEWYSNHGIELVVDQRTGRVVYAQVGPKRTLRAPGAKKDAVVLLDSPKIAFTTATQKDAVRLAKRDSGQLRAVGETLPIGAAVAGFVLAAVGGVLAVRGRRRPESTDMSDTPEPVLTM
- a CDS encoding IclR family transcriptional regulator, which produces MGRLVPAVTRALDILELFLDGDGTLSAPDIVRRLQLPRTTVHELVTTLAARSYIVQVPGQPGRYRLGVRPYQLGSRYAEQLDLAAEGQQVARSVAETCDETVHVAILEGTDVIYIAKVDSTHAVRMVSAAGRRLPAHCTSVGKMLLASLPEPQLASRIPDDTPLPGMTPNSITDPAALREALDEIRQRGVAVENRESNPDVSCVAAPVRDRTGQVVAALSISVPMIRWSDDRRGELEQLAAKGAAELSERLGHRSVG
- a CDS encoding glycosyltransferase family 4 protein, with translation MPQHVPHPLHTPPQASQRQPSSHSPHRSPALPPPPRRIVFLAHRDLDNPAAGGSELLVDRLADGLTRLGHQVTLLCGGPASYRDYRVVSAGGEFGHYLRARTAFARQVGETDLLVEVCNGMPYLAPLWHHGPTLCLVNHVHTDLWKMRFGGPLAPAARIGRRLEHWALAGAAARHRSLLVAVSPSTAHALRAIGVERDRIRVVHNGVEEPEPLVRRSSEPLFVAVGRLVEYKRIDLLLRLWERVRPVTGGRLVIVGDGPERSRLEQLAGPGVEFTGHVSEAEKHRLLCEAWLLLHPSAVEGWGLVVTEAATRETPTIAFDVPGLRDSVVDGETGVLARGESSFAAAWCTLALSSHQRELMGKAARDRAARFRWHRTVRQFRAVASEAVRGWGP